A section of the Engraulis encrasicolus isolate BLACKSEA-1 chromosome 8, IST_EnEncr_1.0, whole genome shotgun sequence genome encodes:
- the LOC134454819 gene encoding uncharacterized protein LOC134454819, protein MDGHVGLQQPQQRRSSHMGLQRCALALTLLLLLFEVIVSRLCNCLTNMVDSFHTLYLLLHLALQHLQARQPPLASSSTSSIAPSPSPANSFPSSTIPHNSLHKELNVAPGALHPDPGTITDPPTSEHATTTNVNTSSSSSTSSPSSIAPSPSPANSLPSNAISHNSLQSDLNVTSQTPAAAATPTPNHDTAPEALHPDPGTITDPPTDEHSTITTTTTTINANVNHNCNYIPANCLPDPEALHPDPDTITAPPTTTTTTINANVNHNCNYIPANCLPDPEALHPDPDTITAAPTSEHSTTTTNVNSSSSTTSRSPLLSEPSVVARLQPFGALVSALLVASLCVSVTLEILHHVLQPHPLQRPLLATVASALSLLFNAAVLAVAWGRGGRPLGAPATAAAVAADVGSETLATSTSTTGSRMGSNHSVIALENVRRDEQLHADLGDGDGSLMFCNPAASSVLDGKHVPFAPSTVRYSKHVSFAIPAAPGCDRGGVRPSGEPNAVVDGHLNNLSRSQQSNAVGLEDGLSRVPVYTAHPRNSGNSASLYNSHLSTPFGAPSTTVQRGTSRLYDRMTLLRDLLCPCLALANALASLLGTPDCHPPQESCSSLVYLDPALSTAAVLVLLAFALPEVHRLGLLLLQSRPPQLSVPELKSSLVGLQGVVGVHELHVWQLNESCWVASVHVHVNVNVCGSGCGCACHRSAALNKVVEGMTEILRRAGVSVCTVQPEVFIERAGGEMAVPPVEAGGLRDWPCSLACGEECEKKKLLCCSPAKKQDKRDTTPSSGGKAQGIIFENTHVEH, encoded by the exons ATGGACGGCCATGTGGGCTTACAGCAGCcgcagcagaggaggagcagcCACATGGGTCTGCAGAGGTGCGCGCTGGCAttgacgctgctgctgctgctgttcgaGGTCATCGTCAGCCGCCTCTGCAACTGCCTCACCAACATGGTGGACTCCTTCCACAcgctctacctcctcctccacctggcgCTTCAGCACCTCCAGGCTAGACAGCCCCCtctggcctcctcctccacctcctccatcgccCCTTCTCCCAGTCCTGCAAACTCTTTTCCATCAAGCACAATCCCACACAACAGCCTGCACAAAGAATTGAATGTGGCCCCTGGAGCCCTCCACCCTGACCCAGGCACCATCACGGACCCACCCACTAGTGAacacgccaccaccaccaatgtcaacacctcctcctcctcctccacctcctcgccTTCTTCCATCGCGCCTTCTCCCAGTCCTGCAAACTCTCTTCCATCAAACGCAATCTCACACAATAGCCTGCAGAGTGACTTGAATGTGACATCCCAaacgcctgctgctgctgcaacccCCACACCCAATCACGACACAGCCCCTGAAGCCCTCCACCCTGACCCAGGCACCATCACCGACCCACCCACTGATGAacactccaccatcaccaccaccaccaccaccatcaacgcCAACGTCAACCACAACTGCAACTACATTCCTGCAAACTGCCTTCCAGACCCTGAAGCCCTCCACCCTGACCCTGACACCATCACCGCCCCACCCACTA ccaccaccaccaccatcaatgccAACGTCAACCACAACTGCAACTACATTCCTGCAAACTGCCTTCCAGACCCTGAAGCCCTCCACCCTGACCCTGACACCATCACCGCCGCACCCACTAGTgaacactccaccaccaccaccaacgtcaactcctcctcctccaccacctccaggtCTCCGCTTCTCTCGGAGCCGTCCGTGGTGGCGCGTCTGCAGCCGTTCGGGGCGCTGGTGTCAGCGCTGCTGGTGGCCTCGCTGTGCGTGTCCGTCACGCTGGAGATCCTCCACCACGTGCTGCAGCCGCACCCCCTGCAGCGCCCCCTGCTGGCCACTGTGGCCAGTGCGCTCAGCCTGCTCTTCAACGCGGCCGTGCTGGCCGTCGCTTGGGGCCGTGGCGGTCGGCCCCTGGGGgccccagcaacagcagcagcagtagcagcggaCGTCGGATCAGAAACCCTTGCTACCTCTACATCAACAACGGGATCCAGGATGGGGTCGAATCATTCAGTGATAG CTCTCGAAAATGTCAGAAGAGACGAGCAGCTCCACGCAGACcttggagatggagatggctCCCTGATGTTCTGCAACCCTGCAGCATCCAGTGTGCTCGATGGCAAGCACGTGCCCTTCGCACCATCCACTGTACGGTACAGCAAGCATGTGTCCTTCGCAATCCCAGCAGCCCCGGGGTGTGACCGTGGCGGTGTGCGACCCTCTGGAGAACCAAATGCCGTTGTTGATGGACATCTGAATAACCTTTCTCGGAGCCAGCAGTCCAATGCTGTGGGGCTGGAGGATGGTCTCTCTCGGGTTCCCGTATACACTGCTCATCCTCGCAACAGTG GTAATTCAGCATCCCTGTACAACAGTCACCTGTCAACACCCTTCGGAGCGCCCTCCACAACAGTTCAGCGTGGGACCAGCCGTCTGTATGACAGGATGACTCTCCTCCGAGACCTGCTGTGCCCATGCCTGGCCCTGGCCAACGCCCTGGCATCGCTGCTGGGCACCCCGGACTGCCACCCCCCACAGGAGTCGTGCAGCAGCTTGGTCTACCTGGACCCGGCCCTGTCCACCGCGGCCGTGCTGGTGCTGCTGGCGTTCGCCCTGCCCGAGGTGCACCgtctggggctgctgctgctgcagagccGCCCCCCGCAGCTCAGCGTGCCGGAGCTCAAGAGCAGCCTGGTGGGCCTACAGGGCGTGGTGGGCGTGCACGAGCTCCACGTCTGGCAGCTCAACGAGAGCTGCTGGGTAGCCTCCGTGCACGTGCACGTAAACGTGAACGTGTGCGGGTCGGGGTGCGGATGCGCCTGTCACCGGTCGGCAGCGCTGAATAAAGTGGTGGAGGGGATGACGGAGATTCTGCGCCGTGCCGGGGTGAGCGTGTGCACGGTCCAGCCAGAGGTGTTCATTGAGAGGGCGGGCGGGGAGATGGCTGTGCCACCAGTTGAGGCTGGAGGTCTAAGAGATTGGCCCTGCAGTCTGGCCTGTGGAGAGGAGTGTGAGAAGAAGAAGTTGCTGTGCTGTTCACCAgccaaaaaacaagacaaaagggATACTACTCCCTCTAGTGGTGGGAAGGCTCAGGGCATAATCTTCGAGAACACTCATGTGGAACACTAA
- the LOC134453556 gene encoding FK506-binding protein 5-like: MRLRDFFCCCLPVPGDNSNYDERDSPRTPEVDCSNKKKSGKGIWKRLPTPSKKKLRKEAKQLRHEMADRKRKEVHLMDLILEAEDESMKVTRPVVLRKETPEENVEDVRIGSVVLVHATQHSQDVAGPAVGIPEGETGQAEAEVPLSIDLLESVYTNLSSGIDMGLLCLLVQLSKDLRKGDSCGGDQPFQNRKTPVLVPNAGELLQSHLTMHEEKEEEVEEEEEKKKEEEEEEEEEKKKEKKKEEKKEEEKEKEEEEKKKEDVLLAEEEERRLQQLSWFEGGGLAVFNTAAAATAEAATQMQYVFALFSNIFQQMMDKLYYFIKTY; this comes from the exons ATGAGACTTCGCGATTTCTTCTGCTGCTGCTTACCTGTTCCTGGGGACAACTCCAATTATGACGAAAGAGATTCACCAAGGACCCCTGAGGTAGATTGCAGCAACAAGAAGAAATCTGGAAAAGGAATCTGGAAGAGGCTGCCAACCCCAAGCAAGAAAAAACTCAGGAAAGAGGCCAAGCAGCTGAGACATGAAATGGCTGATAGAAAGAGGAAGGAGGTCCATCTCATGGACTTAATCTTGGAGGCCGAAGATGAATCCATGAAGGTCACACGTCCAGTTGTGTTGAGAAAGGAGACACCTGAGGAGAATGTGGAGGACGTGAGAATTGGGAGCGTAGTCTTGGTCCATGCCACCCAGCACAGCCAGGATGTTGCTGGCCCAGCAGTGGGCATCCCTGAGGGAGAGACGGGCCAGGCCGAGGCAGAGGTTCCACTTAGCATTGACCTACTGGAGTCTGTGTACACCAACTTGTCCT CTGGCATCGACATGGGTCTGCTGTGTCTTCTGGTGCAACTTTCGAAGGACTTGCGCAAAGGAGACAGCT GCGGAGGTGATCAGCCTTTCCAGAACCGCAAGACCCCTGTGCTGGTCCCCAACGCTGGAGAGTTGCTGCAGAGTCATCTGACCAtgcatgaggagaaggaggaagaagttgaggaggaggaggagaagaagaaagaggaggaggaggaggaggaggaggagaagaagaaggagaagaagaaggaggagaagaaggaggaggagaaggagaaggaggaggaggagaaaaagaaggaggatgTTCTCCtggcggaagaggaggagaggaggctgcagcAGCTGTCCTGGTTTGAAGGAGGAGGACTGGCTGTTTTCAATACAGCAGCGGCGGCAACTGCAGAAGCAGCAACACAAATGCAATATGTTTTTGCACTATTTAGTAATATTTTCCAGCAAATGATGGATAAACTATATTATTTTATCAAAACGTATTAA